One region of Brassica napus cultivar Da-Ae chromosome A10, Da-Ae, whole genome shotgun sequence genomic DNA includes:
- the LOC106422925 gene encoding protein DEHYDRATION-INDUCED 19 homolog 2, producing the protein MDDDMWAVSSSGSSRSHRSAATTAKYQSGSYLDSGDFEEDEDDVEVEYPCPFCSDDYDLVELCHHIDEEHSLEATHGVCPVCSKRVKMHMVDHITTHHRDVLKSGQKETYEDDPYSSSDNYLQDDLSPSMNHHHTSKTDQFLSFLSNSPLPNQTKPAQEVDSSVEDKTLVEDSGKDRKLSTPLSDSEQLEKAKKCEFVQGLLSSAMFDDGCDFF; encoded by the exons ATGGACGACGATATGTGGGCTGTTTCCTCTTCTGGCTCTTCCAGAAGCCATCGATCAGCAGCAACCACTGCTAAGTACCAATCTG GTTCTTATCTAGATTCGGGAGATTttgaggaagatgaagatgatgttgAAGTGGAGTACCCGTGCCCGTTTTGCTCCGATGATTATGATTTAGTCGAACTGTGTCACCATATCGACGAAGAACATAGTCTTGAAGCTACCCATGGG GTATGTCCGGTTTGTAGCAAAAGGGTGAAGATGCATATGGTGGATCATATTACCACACACCATAGAGATGTCTTGAag AGCGGGCAGAAGGAGACTTACGAGGATGATCCATATTCTTCATCGGATAATTATCTTCAAGATGATCTGTCTCCATCTATGAATCATCATCATACTTCTAAAACCGATCAGTTCTTGTCTTTCCTCAGCAATTCTCCATTGCCAAACCAAACCAAGCCTGCGCAGGAGGTTGATTCAAGTGTTGAAGACAAGACTTTGGTTGAGGATTCAGGAAAAGACAGGAAGCTGTCAACGCCTTTGTCGGATAGTGAACAGCTGGAGAAGGCAAAGAAGTGTGAGTTTGTACAGGGA